ACCTTTCCACCGTTTTGCTTACATTTTTCTAATGCAGACAACATTCTTGGGTGGTTTGTTCCTGGGTTTTGACCTGCAATTAGTATTACTTCGGCTTCATAAAGGTCTTCTAAAGTTGTGGAGCCTTTGCCAATGCCTAAAGTTTCACCCAAGGCTACACCGCTACTTTCATGGCACATATTAGAACAATCGGGAAGGTTGTTGGTGCCTAATGCGCGAGCAAACATTCCATATAAAAAAGCCGCTTCATTACTTGATCTACCAGAGGTGTAAAATATTGCCTCGTCTGGATTGTTTAGTTTTTTAAGTTCGTCTGCAATTAGGTCAAAAGTCTCTTGCCAAGAAATAGGTTGGTAATGTACATTACCAGGTTTTAACACCATTGGTTCAGTTAATCGCCCAAATTTATTTAATTGAAAATCGGTTAATTGAGATAATTCTTCAACGGAGTATTTTTTAAAGAAATCTACTCCAATATGGCTTGTAGTTGCTTCATCACCCAAAGCTTTTGCACCATTTTCGCAATATTCTACTCCTGGTGCTGGGTGTTCTGGATCGGGCCATGCACAGCTAGGGCAATCAAAACCATTTTTTTGGTTCATGCTCAATAATGTTCGCATGGAACGAAGAACACCCATTTCCTTAAACGTATGTTTTAAAGCTTCACGTACGCCTAAATAACCTGCGGCATGGGTTATAGGTTCTTTAATCTCAATATCAAGAAAATCTTCAGATCCTCTAAAAGAGACATTGCGTTTATTTTTTGCATCCATGCTTTAAACTTAGTAAATGTAAAAGTAACGACAGCATTCAACACCTTAAAAACCGCCTAGAAAATGATAAAATTTACTAGACTTTATCTCAACTTAGGGTTTGGGTAATTATCGGACTGATCCTCTCTAGTATTGTCAAGACAAGTAAAATCTTTTTCTAAGAGTACGTATATATTGTTTTGGTCAATGGTGTTTGCAGTATGGTCAAAGGCGATAATATCATTAGCGAACCAACCTTTTCCATTGTTCTAGGGCACTTCTAAAATAATAGTATAGTTTTCAAAGCTTACTTTTAAATTCTCAATATGCTTATTAAGGATAACACCATAATAGAATTTTACTGCACCAAAATTAGTGCTATCAAAAATTTCCCCATCTTCGGATAGTGTTTTAACCTCTGTTTGGGTTAATCGAAACCGAATAAAATCTCCTTTTATGTGAATTTTCACAACTACATTTTGAGTTCACCACAAAAATAACGTAACTGACATCAAAAAATATGAAGTTGACATCAATTAGTTTCTAGTATGTATCCTTCCCTGTATATTTACTATGTAATAAAAACGAATTAATTTTTTTCATTTTCATATAGTGTTCTCGTAAAAGAGTCCAATCTTAATTAAGATTGGACTCTTTTTAGTTTAGCTCAATTTTAGGCAAAAGAAAACCCCGTTACAAATTAGTTTCTAACGGGGTTTTGGTTTTTAATTCTAGATTATTAACTCCAAATAGGAGCAGGGTATTTTCCCGAATCAGATTTTTCCTTAAGACTATTCATTGCTTTTTCTTTATCACTGGCATAAGTTACACCAAACCAGTCTCCGCCAGAAGGTATGCATTTTACTTCTATCTCCTTAGCTTGCAGCATTTCTTGAATCATTAAAGGAATGTACAACTCGCTATTTGCTATACGTTCATCATCCTTTAAAAACTGTCTAAATTCAGATTCTATTTTATCGAAAATAGAAGGTCTACATACCCAAAAGTTCATGCTAGCTTGCTCATCTCCAGTAAAATCTAAATTGGTATCCTCATCAACAATTTTATCAGCTTTTTGTACAAGTTTAAGACGTTCCTGAACAGAAACTAAATTGTCGCCATCAACTTCGCAAACACCTCTGGAAACTGAACCATGCTCAGATAATGTATCTTTTAATGTGTAACCCAAAAGTGCATAAGCATTGGCATCTGCTTTCATGAAATCTGCAGCTTTCTTGTATGCAGCTTGACCATAAAAATCATCGGCATTAATTACTACAAATGGGCCATTTATTACATTTCTTGCTGTCCATACTGCATGTGCAGTACCCCAAGGTTTTTTACGCTCGCCGGTGAATGTTACTCCATCAGGTAAATCAGTTAGTTCTTGGGCAAGGACATTTAATTTTATCGATTTTGGTAATCTTTTTGAAAGGTGCTCTTCTAAAAAAGAAACGTTTTCTTTTTTTGTGATAACTACAATTTGCTCGAAATTGTTCTGAATAGCGTCATAAATAGCAAATTCCATTAAAAACTCACCGTTTGGACCTAAATCATCAAATTGTTTTAGTTTTCCATATCTGCTACCGCTACCGGCAGCCATTAAAAGTAATGTCATGATTTCTGTGTTTATTATGTCAAAAGTATGAAATGCGATTAAAAATTCCATTCCATATTAGATGTATCACCATTAAAATTGATAATAAGTCAATATTAGTCAAGTAGATTTTATATTTTCAACGATTATAATCTTTGAATATGAGCACTAGAAGAAATTTTATTAGAAATGCATCAATTGCAGGTATGGGTATAGTTGCTGTACCAGGTTTTGCAAGAAATAGTTTTAACGCTGCAGATAAATTAAATGTAGCTTTGATAGGTGTCGGATTACGAGGAACCAATCACCTACAAAATTTATTATTGCGAAAAGATGTGAATATTACAGCTATTTGCGATGTTGATCCAGAAAGAATTATGATTGCCAAGAAGCATATTTCAGATGCAAAAGGGAAGGAGCCAAAGGTATTTGGCTCAAACGATTTGGATTATAAAAACCTTTTGGCGTTAGCAGATGTAGATGCGGTTATTATTTCAACACCATGGCTTTGGCATACACGTATGACTGTTGATGCTATGGAAGCAGGTAAATTTGCAGGGGTGGAGGTTTCTGCATCTAATACATTGGAAGAATGTTGGGATTTGGTAAATACCCATGAACGTACTGGTACACATATGATGATACTAGAAAATGTAAACTACCGTAGAGATATTTTAGCCGTGCTTAATATGGTGAAGCAAAATGTTTTTGGAGAGTTAGTTCATTTTAGATGTGGCTACCAGCACGATTTGCGACATGTTAAATTTAATGACGGTAAAACAGCTTATGGTAAAGGTGTGGAATTTGGAGAAAAAGGTATTTCAGAATCTAAATGGCGGACTGAGCACTCCGTAAAACGAAATGCAGATGTTTACCCAACACATGGTCTTGGCCCTATAGCTGTTATGGCAGATATTAATAGAGGAAATCGTTTTGTGTCCATGACTTCTCATGCCACAAAAGGCATAGGTTTACATAATTATATTGTAAAAGAAGGCGGAGAATCACATCCTAATGCAAAGGTAAAATTTAAGCAAGGTGATGTAATTACATCCACTATAAATACAGCTAATGGAGAAACAATCATTATAACACATGATTGTAATTTACCTAGGCCCTATTCTTTAGGTTTTAGAGTGCAAGGTGCAAACGGATTGTGGGAAGTTGACGGTAGTAGAATATATGTTGAAGGTGAATCTGAGCCACACACTTGGGGCGAAGCAAAACCATGGTTAGACAAA
The genomic region above belongs to Maribacter hydrothermalis and contains:
- a CDS encoding nucleotidyltransferase family protein, which gives rise to MTLLLMAAGSGSRYGKLKQFDDLGPNGEFLMEFAIYDAIQNNFEQIVVITKKENVSFLEEHLSKRLPKSIKLNVLAQELTDLPDGVTFTGERKKPWGTAHAVWTARNVINGPFVVINADDFYGQAAYKKAADFMKADANAYALLGYTLKDTLSEHGSVSRGVCEVDGDNLVSVQERLKLVQKADKIVDEDTNLDFTGDEQASMNFWVCRPSIFDKIESEFRQFLKDDERIANSELYIPLMIQEMLQAKEIEVKCIPSGGDWFGVTYASDKEKAMNSLKEKSDSGKYPAPIWS
- a CDS encoding Gfo/Idh/MocA family protein, whose protein sequence is MSTRRNFIRNASIAGMGIVAVPGFARNSFNAADKLNVALIGVGLRGTNHLQNLLLRKDVNITAICDVDPERIMIAKKHISDAKGKEPKVFGSNDLDYKNLLALADVDAVIISTPWLWHTRMTVDAMEAGKFAGVEVSASNTLEECWDLVNTHERTGTHMMILENVNYRRDILAVLNMVKQNVFGELVHFRCGYQHDLRHVKFNDGKTAYGKGVEFGEKGISESKWRTEHSVKRNADVYPTHGLGPIAVMADINRGNRFVSMTSHATKGIGLHNYIVKEGGESHPNAKVKFKQGDVITSTINTANGETIIITHDCNLPRPYSLGFRVQGANGLWEVDGSRIYVEGESEPHTWGEAKPWLDKYDHPLWKKYGEYALDAGHGGMDFFVMNSFVESAKQNIAPPLDAYDAAAWSAVTPLSEVSIANNGEPQDFPDFTRGQWIKRRPYNWMKETY